DNA from Homo sapiens chromosome 1, GRCh38.p14 Primary Assembly:
ACTTAGCAGATCTTTTAACATGAAATAGAGCTTCCAGGTTTTGTTGGGGAAATGTATTGTACATTTGCACACAATACAACCAGATGTGTGCACCGTTCTTAAAGACAGGAAGgctgagtttctctctctctctctctttctttctttctttctttctttctttctttctttctttctttctttctttctttcatttccttccttccctccctccctccctccttccctccctccctccctccctccctccctccctacctccctcccttcctccctccctccctcccttccttccttcctccctcccttccttccttccttccttcctctggcaTCTGCCCCAGCTCACATTCTCAGATTCCATCTTCCCAGGCTGATTTTCCAAGGCGAGCCCATCATTTTTGGGAGTAAACACGCTTTCCCTTGTAGTAGAGGCCAAGACTGTATCTGCCTCCTCTGCCCTCAAAGACAATGTTGTGTTTGAAGAGTCTGCACTGTCTCTTTTGTAATtattccctttttaatttttaaactcaaTCTAGACAGAGTCTTTCAATCCTTCTGTGGAGATGCCCACAAAATACCCACCATGTTTTATGCTGTCTTGGTTCCTTCCCAGGGTTCTACTAGAACACCCGGTCCCATCCTGCCCAGCCGCCACCTCACTTTGTCATTCTGTCCTGATTTCCTTCAGTGAAGCCTTGACCTTAGTCTTGTGATCAATCACACCCTCCGTGGTTCCCTTTTCAACCTGAACCCACATATGACCTGCCCtgttataaaacataaaacccAGGTGACCATTGGATAAAGGAGCTTTTTAATCCGTTTTCTTAGGGTGGACATCACTGTCTTTTTAAAGCTGTTTTAACTGTCTTAACGAAACGTTTTGATAATTTCGATGTGGCCACAGATTTTCCCATAAAGATAtcatcaggttttgttttttctttctaatgtcAGGAACAGATTAAACCTTCCATGTCTCTATGAAGGTCACATATTAGTCAAACTTCATCAGTGTTTggggaataaatgaattaatgagtttTGGACTTTCACCctgttatttattctttcactttcatAAATGCACATCTAATTTAATCAATGAATCAGAAGAAAGTGTAAAACTCAATCAGGACTAACTAGGTGGAACTTCGGAATCTAATCAGGTATCACTTTCTGATTGGAAGCTGGTGATTGAGAAGGGGAGGGTGTGGTTAGAAACATCAATAAAAGCTCCTGAGTTTGCAAAGGAGAGACCCAAAGCCCTGGTGCCTGGAACTACTGCTTGATTCTCTGAGAGATCCCAGCACCCTACAAACTGAGTCCAGATCTGGTAAGTCACCACCTCCTTAGGAACATGCCCATCTGATCTGCAGCCAGCCAGTCAGGGATGGTGACACACAGCCCAAAGTGGCACAGAGAATTTCCTGTCTGTTTTTTCAATTTAACAGATGTAGGTTTTGATTTTTCCTCTAAATATAGTATTCACTTCATCCCTCAAATTTtgatttctgcttcatttttctcatttcaaaattcttattgaagcagttttttaaaaaagatattaaaaatttacAGTTGGATGAATTTTTATGTCTTGACATGTGAAGTTATTTGTTTCTGTGCCCTTCAGCTACAGTTCACACACTTAGTTGTATTGTGATTTTCTCGAGTCTTGTTCTGAACATGGGATTTATCTCTGCCCTTAGACTCTGTCCCTAAGTGGGTGATTGTGAGTATGTAGAAGGGATGAGTATTGGATCCTTCATCTGAGACTTAGTGTTTCCACCCGCACCTTCCAAGTGCTCTAGAATACTGCCACACTGCTTTTATAGTTTctcttataatttttcaaaataaaaacaagtggcATTGATTTTAAGGAGTCACTTCAGTCTTCCCCAAGCATGCTAATTGTGTAAACTGAGAATGCAGGCTGTGTGGGGCCACAGGACAGTCATTCTCATTGTTTTTGGGTGGTAAGTAACAAAAAAATTTCCCTCAAAAAGGTGGAGCTTAGCTTTCAGGATCCTGAGTGACAGATCCCAGTAATCCTGAGTTTCAGTGGAGCAATGTATAGAAATTAATGGGCCACTGGCCACCTCGTCCCCTCCTTGGTGTTTGGAAGACATTCTTTGTGGTAGTCACAGGGGCACAGATACAGATTTGTGGCCACCAAGTGCAGAATGGAACTGGGGGGAATTGAGGGCTTttccacctccaccagagcaatGAGATTAGCAATAGGAGAAGATGAGGTGATCATATTTGGCCTGAGAGTGATGCCTTTTCTCTGGATTTGTCCTCTAGAGTTTTCCCTTGCAGATTCATCAAGATGAGCATCAGGGCCCCACCCAGACTCCTGGAGCTGGCAAGGCAGAGGCTGCTGAGGGACCAGGCCTTGGCCATCTCCACCATGGAGGAGCTGCCCAGGGAGCTCTTCCCCACGCTGTTCATGGAGGCCTTCAGCAGGAGACGCTGTGAAACCCTGAAAACAATGGTGCAGGCCTGGCCTTTCACCCGCCTCCCTCTAGGGTCCCTGATGAAGTCGCCTCATCTGGAGTCATTAAAATCTGTGCTGGAAGGGGTTGATGTGCTGTTGACCCAAGAGGTTCGCCCCAGGTGAGGTGACCCAGGTGTCCAGGTGGGGAGGGCCCTTTTGTCCAGGGTAGGGACAGCTGtttcaggaggaggaggggcaccATGGAGGCCCAGAGGTTTCTGATGGTGCCAGTGAGGAAGCTCAGGAAGGCCTTGGCCATTGCCCAGCCCCTCTGGGAAAGGACTGCTCACCATGCAGGGTCCACTGAGGAAACAGAAACTTCTCTTCTAGTGGCTCTGAAAGCTACAGGCAATGGGGATGAGGCAAAATCCGGAGGGAAAAGGGGTTGGACAAAATCAGAGAGGGAAAAGTGGCAGAGAGGAGAACAGCTGATGTCTGGGATGTAAATAAAAGCTCAGGTCCTTGCCTTAGTTTGGAGCCTCTCTTCTCCTTTACCCACAGGCAGTCAAAACTTCAAGTGCTGGACTTGAGGAATGTGGATGAGAACTTCTGCGACATATTTTCTGGAGCTACTGCATCCTTCCCGGAGGCTCTGAGTCAGAAGCAAACAGCAGATAACTGTCCAGGGACAGGCAGGCAGCAGCCATTCATGGTGTTCATAGACCTTTGTCTCAAGAACAGGACACTAGATGAATGCCTCACCCACCTCTTAGAGTGGGGCAAGCAGAGAAAAGGCTTACTGCATGTGTGTTGCAAGGAGCTGCAGGTTTTTGGAATGCCCATCCACAGTATCATAGAGGTCCTGAACATGGTGGAGCTTGACTgtatccaggaggtggaagtgtGCTGCCCCTGGGAGCTGTCCACTCTTGTGAAGTTTGCCCCTTACCTGGGCCAGATGAGGAATCTCCGCAAACTTGTTCTCTTCAACATCCGTGCATCTGCCTGCATTCCCCCAGACAACAAGGGGCAGTTCATTGCCCGATTCACCTCTCAGTTCCTCAAGCTGGACTATTTCCAGAATCTGTCTATGCACTCCGTCTCTTTCCTCGAAGGCCACCTGGACCAGCTGCTCAGGTGAGGAAGGATGGTGAGCTTTCtcttcagaccacagcagagcCTTTCTTTGTTACAGTAAACACCAGTGGGTATGCACTGTGAGCCTGTGAGGAAGTAAGAGTGAGGGGACACTAGAATATCCATGCATTATCCTGTTGGTGGCTCTGTCCTGATACGGGTATCACACAACCATCCCAATAAAGTCAGAGGGATCTCCTGGGCTAGATGATATAGAGAAGGTGCCAAGCTAGGAAGCTAGCTACTGCAGGGTTTAGATCTGGCGAGAGTGCATTTGTGAATTCCTCCTGAGGATGTGTGTCTAAGTTAAGATGATGGGAAATAGGGAGGTGAAGAGGGCACTAAAGAGAATGCCCATCCCactcctatattttaaaatatgaggtcTATCCTCACCTGCCTAGTGAACAGGCAAAATCCTATGTTTCCCTGTCAGCACCCTGTTTTGAGCTccaggtcaggtaattaatgtaTGGGAAATACATGATGATAGAATAGAGGGTGAGGGAGCAGGAGCAAAGAATGGTAAAAGTGATAGATGGTTTGCTGATGGTACAGGCATGTCAGGGTCCCCTGCAACCTGGCCAACCCAGCTGATGTTGCAGGATCCTGCCTGGGTTTGTCATTTATGCCTGTGTCTCCATCGGGCTCCTGTGGCCCAGAGATGTGGTTTTCTAcctgacagatgaggaaagggagaCTTAGAGTTCATGGACTTGATCCAATCACCTCGGTGATGGTGAAGGACTGAGCCTCGATTGGGACTGCACTGAAGGAACAGAGTCTCCATTCCCACACCCCAGGTGCTGACTATCCTCAGATGAGCAGAGCAGCCCTGGGTTATGGAGAGCATCATCTCTCACCCTGAAGTCATCCCCACCTCTCTCCTCTAACTCCTTCTTGTTCTCTCCCAGGTGTCTCCAGGCCTCCTTGGAGATGGTCGTTATGACCGACTGCCTGCTGTCAGAGTCAGACTTGAAGCATCTCTCTTGGTGCCCGAGCATCCGTCAATTAAAGGAGCTGGACCTGAGGGGTGTCACGCTGACCCATTTCAGCCCTGAGCCCCTCACAGGTCTGCTGGAGCAAGCTGTGGCCACCCTGCAGACCCTGGACTTAGAGGACTGTGGGATCATGGATTCCCAACTCAGCGCCATCCTGCCTGTCCTGAGCCGCTGCTCCCAGCTCAGCACCTTCAGCTTCTGTGGGAACCTCATCTCCATGGCTGCCCTTGAGAACCTGCTGCGCCACACCGTCGGGCTGAGCAAGCTAAGCCTGGAGCTGTATCCTGCCCCTCTGGAGAGTTATGACACCCAGGGTGCTCTCTGCTGGGGGAGATTTGCTGAACTTGGGGCTGAGCTGATGAACACACTGAGGGACTTAAGGCAGCCCAAGATCATTGTGTTCTGCACCGTCCCCTGCCCTCGCTGTGGCATCAGGGCCTCCTATGACCTGGAGCCCAGTCACTGCCTCTGTTGAATGCCTGCCATCAGGGTGGATATATTTCAAGCTTTCTTCTGGTCATTTCGGAGCTGAAACCTAGGCCATGAGTGCATGTTAAAGGGAGCACAGACCCATCGTTTCAAATGCCTCCTCAGTGTGAATGGGAAAGGAATGAGGATGCAGGAGGGGCAGGACTGGGGGAAAAGTTGACTTGGAGTGGATGGGCTCTTTAGAGACCTGTGTCCCAGAGAATCAGAAATGGGAATCTGAATTGCTAGAGTGAGAATCAGGGAGGAGAGACACATGAGAGGGTTACCCCTGCACAGATGGTTGTAAAGTAACAGTCAGAAATAAAGGGAAACTGAGTGGAAACTATCTGGTGTCCTCCGTAATTGCTTAACATGGCTTAACAATTAAACAATTTAAACCTAAAAAAGTCCAGTTACTGATCGAGCTAATAAGGCACTGATTTGTCTGTGACTGATGAGGTTCAGCTCCTGGAAATCAAACCATCAAAATGGAATTTGATCATTTAGATCAATCCCCCTCCTGTTACCTTCTTGCTATTCTCTGTGCCTATTTAGTGGCACATGAGAGACGCACACAGGGCCTGAAGCATTCTAAGTGCAAAGTGAGTGTCAGCCACTTAAGTTAAGCCCCTTCAGGTGCCCTCATTCTGTCCTGATGCCGAGACCCTGTTCACTCTCAATGGGTGGATTCAGAGCTCTCAGTTCCTGACCGTTACCTGTGCTGGGAAAGGACTTCACTGCCCAAGGCGTGGCCCTGCCCTGGAAGGGGAGCTCCACACTGTATGAGCAGGAGCCTCAGGGCATCACTAACCCATGCCTGTCATGGTGGGTAGCGGCCCTTGCTGAATTAAAGTAGTTGTGGCCAATAAAGACATCCAAATTCCCTTTCAGCAAAATGCTGACATTATGTAGGCATATAATACCTGTAACATCAATGAAAGACCTTTTCTTAactcctcctttttctccctgTGAAGGAAGACTAGTGCATGGTAGTAGGAATCACACATCCTTAGAGGGTGGATAATGATCAAGTGCCTGTGGGT
Protein-coding regions in this window:
- the PRAMEF7 gene encoding PRAME family member 7; the encoded protein is MSIRAPPRLLELARQRLLRDQALAISTMEELPRELFPTLFMEAFSRRRCETLKTMVQAWPFTRLPLGSLMKSPHLESLKSVLEGVDVLLTQEVRPRQSKLQVLDLRNVDENFCDIFSGATASFPEALSQKQTADNCPGTGRQQPFMVFIDLCLKNRTLDECLTHLLEWGKQRKGLLHVCCKELQVFGMPIHSIIEVLNMVELDCIQEVEVCCPWELSTLVKFAPYLGQMRNLRKLVLFNIRASACIPPDNKGQFIARFTSQFLKLDYFQNLSMHSVSFLEGHLDQLLRCLQASLEMVVMTDCLLSESDLKHLSWCPSIRQLKELDLRGVTLTHFSPEPLTGLLEQAVATLQTLDLEDCGIMDSQLSAILPVLSRCSQLSTFSFCGNLISMAALENLLRHTVGLSKLSLELYPAPLESYDTQGALCWGRFAELGAELMNTLRDLRQPKIIVFCTVPCPRCGIRASYDLEPSHCLC